CCTTTCCGTGGACCAGAATCGCCCCGGCGTCCAACTTTTGGCGCACGTTGTCGTCCGTCAAACATGGCGCCGCTGGCACCAGTATCTCGCTACCGACCTCGATGTGATTATGGTGCTGGTGGTTCTGGAGGCCTGCCATGAAACGGAGGTTTCGATCGTGCTCCTGTCTCGATTCTAGCGTTGCTTCGTCTCTTTCATAATATCGTTGTCTTGCTCTTTTCTTTCTATCTCTTTTTGTCGACTGGTGATATGGGATTGTCATGAGGGAACGCAAGGTCTACTTTTCCATTCGAGGAAGTTTCATACTACATCTATTTCTGGATTCATTAGACCACTCAGATTCGTGTCACAAGTGTGAATGATACTTTTAAGATTGAAGTTGACGTGAGCATTATGCTCTGGCAATGAGAGACTTGTAGACATTGGTAAACATTTAGAACATAGAGAAATCAATGCACTTGGTGAGAGAAGAGTAAATAAGATTAACCTTAGGTTTGCTTTTTCTTGTTCTCTGCTAATTTTTACAACTATTAAACTGCATGTAAGCATTGGTAAGGAGTGACACATTGAACTGCAGATCTCAGTCGGTTCAAAAGGTTATAGGACTATTAAGATTTCTTTAAGAGACAATGTCTTTGTGGTCGGTTCAGAGAATTGTTATGAGGAGGATTTCTTTAAGAGGTGTTTGTAGTTGAGCGACGAAAAGAAAGAGACGAAGAACGTTTGGAGCAGCAGGAGCTCACCGTCCGTTTCGTGATAGGCCTCCTTGCGATTCGGCGAGTTCTCGTTTCCGGCCCGTTCCCACGAGTTACGTTGCTTTTGCTTCGGACGTTGTTGCCTGCCAGGAACAAGCGGGGATCTTCGTCGTCTGGCGTGAGGACTCCTGTGATTTCCTGGCGAGCCCCGGCCGCCCCAGCTGCTATCCTGTAGGTCGGCTATAAAGGAAAGAGCCGGAATGGCACACGTGCCACAGATTAGAGAGACAAGGTATTTCTGTTTTTCTCGTTTCATCCGTTTTGCTCTATCGAATCGATCTCTACTCGTTTGTCCATTTGTGACACGCGGATGTTCGCATGGTGGTGGTCTACAGCCGTTTCTCCTCGATCTGTCTTACACTCTATCTTTCTCCGTATCTCCGTGTTTGCGGAATCACGGTTTCGATCGGTTCCGAAGGAACGCAAGGGCACTACTTTCTCAAGGTCCGTTAACTCGAGAATCACCAAAAGGAAACCGTCTCAGATCCCTTGGACATCTTAAAGGAACAACTCAGATTTGAAAGTGGTCAAAGATGCGAAAGAAAACTCGAAGCATGCAAACGATCCCGATGGATCGAAATATTTAACCCGGAGAAACAAAGTCCAACGTGTCCTAAACGACAGCTCAGGTTCGAGACACGGCTCCTAAGAGGGTCGTCTATCTATCGAGAGAAAGAAATGTGCAGAATACACAGATAACACAACAGCATGCACAGTCGATCCTGATAGGGCGCAGGCAGGAAGAACAAGGTGAGTGAGATTCGTTTCGCGATTTTCCATCCTGTCTTCGGATCAATCGTCCGCTAGAAAGAGAACTAGTTACCGTCTCGAACGTCCCCAGCCTCGATCTCGTTCAGGCCGTTCGCCATCGAGTCCAGACCCTCGTTCTCCGACCTGGCTTTCGTCGCCGCGGTGTCGGGTTTCGTTCTCCAACCGCCTCGAACGAAATTGTTCAAGTTCGCGCTGGGATCCGATAACCTTCGTTGATGCCGATACATGAACAATTCTTCGGCGTCGTCCCAGTCGGCGTCCCACAAAGAATCCGTGGCGCAGTAACCAGGCTCGGAGGTGGGTGTCTCTGCTCCGGAACCCTTCGGCTTCGTCACGGCCATCTCTGCGTGTCCTTTGCCTGGAAGAAGGGTTATTTAGAATTGAAATGAGAAGGTTAACATTTTTTTGATTAGAAGATTACAAGGTTACAAGGTTAATGAGATGATAGTTGGAACAGTGAGagttgtacaaattatatattttgtatactgAAAGTAATTGTGTATAATAAGATCGTACCACGAGGTCCCTTCATTCGAACGAACTCTATTCTCTGCGAGGCCGCGCCGGAAAACAGGCCAAAGGTCATGCGCTGCGCCATTTTGGTGCTGAGGCTCGACTGTAAACAAGTATGAACGTAAAATACGGTTCTGATCCGAATGACCATGATTTGATCAAAGAACCTACTCTCGCATCGTATACTTTCTTCAAAGCATCGTATCTGATGGACCCAAGAAAAATGACACCTTGGATCGCACCCTCCCGATCCGACGCTACCAATTCCACGCACACCATCTCTCCGTCCCTGACTAGAATATCACAGAAAACTTCATCGAAATTGTCCACCATAAAGCATATATGCGGATAAGTTATCTCCTCGAGATCTCCTTTGGCGTCCATGCGTCGACGACTTGGACTAGCGTACACTTTCTGAGAATGTCGTCGTAATACCTGAagagaatattcaaattttatgtatGCATTGCATGGATGTACGATGTTGAGAGGAGATGCTTACTTGCAATTCCTTGGGGCTGGTCCTCGTGCAGATCGCTAACGTGAGAGTGTAGTCGAATTGATGCACGACCAGGTTCAGGTACACGGTTTCCTCCCAATCGATGTCGGGATCGCCGATGGGCAGCTTTTTACTGTCTTTGCGAAACACGTTCACTTCGGTTTCGAATTTTGGCAAGTACCGCGATGACGTCTTCACGTGTTTTTTACGGACGAAGAAGAGGAGATCGTCGCCGTCGATTGTGTGCTCTGCTTGGAAGAGAAAGTGCCTGACGAACAGGTCCGTCCAGTAGGTTGTACCTTGGAGTACCACGAAGCCCGAGTCTGCAAGCAAGTTAGATGATAGTTACTCtgcattcttaaattctttaatcttcaaatttaagtttctaaattttcaaactactaAAATGGTCAATCTTTCAGTTGTTTCTGGAATTTCTGACATCTCAAGTTTACCGATCTCCACGTTTCTcactctccaaaattccaaatttctaaattcctcggtgcccaaatttctcactccccaaattctcaaatcaccaaatttttcatcttccaaattctgaaatttttaaatctcatttctcaaatttttcactccctaaatttctcagatcccaaatttctcacccgccaaattcctcaatctccaaatttctcatcccccaaattcctcactccccaaatttcgcATCTACCAAATTTctcactctccaaattcctcaatctctaaattcctcaatccccaaatttctcatcccccaaattcctcactccccaaatttcgcatctaccaaatttctcaaatcccaaatttctcattccccaaattcctcaatctccaaattcctcaatccccaaatttctcactcctcaaatttcgcatctaccaaatttctcaaatcccaaatttctcactccccaaatttctcaatctccaaattcctcaatccccaaattccttactccccaaatttcgcatctaccaaatttttcaaatcccaaatttctcactccccaaattcctcaatctccaaattcctcaatccccaaattcctcactccccaaatttcgcatctaccaaatttctcaaatcccaaatttctcactccccaaatttctcaatctccaaattcctcaatccccaaattccttactccccaaatttcgcatctaccaaatttctcaatccccaaatttctcatcccccaaattttccattccccaaatttctcacccGCCAAATCCCTCAATGCCCAAATTtctcatcccccaaattcctcactctccaaatttctcatcccccaaattcctcactctccaaatttcccatataccaaatttcaaaaatcccaagtttctcactccccaaattcctcaatctccaaattcctcactccccaaatttctcaaatctcaaatttctcactccctaaattcctcactCCCCAACTTTcgcatcccccaaatttctcattccccaaatttctcgccccccaaatccctcaatccccaaatttctcatcccccaaattcctcactccccaaattcctcacccCCCAAATCTTCCACTCCTCAATTCccccactccccaaatttccacctctccaATTCCACCTTGAACCTCTCGTTAGCAACAGCCGCTCGGAAACACTGGATGTGTATAACGGACGAGATTGTTATCGTCAACCCTTGTATCGAAACAAAGTAATTTACGAGGGAGACTAACGACGCTCGAATCTCTGAAAGGGCAGTCGATAATCGATAAGAATGTCCCGGGTAGACGATAATGCAGACTATAATTGCAGTCTCCATTGGCGCATCTCGTTCGATTCACCGACCCATCGTCTCGATAggtattttcattaaattcttgGGATGTAGGGAAGTCCAATCTTGATTGGATCGTAGAAGATGGAAATAGCACGGTATGACCCACAAAAAGTGAATCACGAATCATGTTCGTTATTTAAACAATTGTGCTTTTTGTTTGTGAAAAGATTGTCGATGTGAAACATATTAGGATTGAGTCATACAGTCGGCGTTTAATTGTCAGTCTATATGCGTTGCGTCATGTTACGTTTATAGAACGAAAGAGTTTGTAACGTTGCTTGATCGTTCTTTCGATGCTCGATCAATGTCTGATTTTATCTGCGATAGAATGAATTTGTTACTTTGGTTTGAAGGATTACTTCACAGTAGAATATTGTCGGAGCATAATCGCTTTTGTATaagaaacaatttatttattttttataatgtacAAAAAGGTGTGGGTATTGTAATGTCGCTAGCAAAAGGATGAATGAATTTGTTGTTCATCAATGATAACCGTAGGAAGAGTCTCTTTTGTTCAGGTTTACGTAACCGTCGTTAAATTTGAAGATAATAGATTGT
Above is a window of Megachile rotundata isolate GNS110a chromosome 12, iyMegRotu1, whole genome shotgun sequence DNA encoding:
- the LOC100877391 gene encoding uncharacterized protein LOC100877391 isoform X1; the protein is MVTLASSSSSGLARPTMLEQLLEEINFQRTKELRQMLKDDSGFVVLQGTTYWTDLFVRHFLFQAEHTIDGDDLLFFVRKKHVKTSSRYLPKFETEVNVFRKDSKKLPIGDPDIDWEETVYLNLVVHQFDYTLTLAICTRTSPKELQVLRRHSQKVYASPSRRRMDAKGDLEEITYPHICFMVDNFDEVFCDILVRDGEMVCVELVASDREGAIQGVIFLGSIRYDALKKVYDARSSLSTKMAQRMTFGLFSGAASQRIEFVRMKGPRGKGHAEMAVTKPKGSGAETPTSEPGYCATDSLWDADWDDAEELFMYRHQRRLSDPSANLNNFVRGGWRTKPDTAATKARSENEGLDSMANGLNEIEAGDVRDADLQDSSWGGRGSPGNHRSPHARRRRSPLVPGRQQRPKQKQRNSWERAGNENSPNRKEAYHETDGLQNHQHHNHIEVGSEILVPAAPCLTDDNVRQKLDAGAILVHGKEELPLGYEEQDNNRKRRPYSTGHINHERINNLENDEEHRRLSDDEVVRVRRTDGGRRRLRSAGSDHEDYYTGRNRNRNDDEQLKDKNANARITRGNLTTHRQSATLPRRRRRRALSGSFAGNPLPPHRVTPDGTAIYYWCELPRRPGSQELDDGAYNPLWTMRGFTQTFHFWKETRRAQSVPLNAFLTYITLPWWSIAKDILDHREGPILTF
- the LOC100877391 gene encoding uncharacterized protein KIAA0930 homolog isoform X2 yields the protein MVTLASSSSSGLARPTMLEQLLEEINFQRTKELRQMLKDDSGFVVLQGTTYWTDLFVRHFLFQAEHTIDGDDLLFFVRKKHVKTSSRYLPKFETEVNVFRKDSKKLPIGDPDIDWEETVYLNLVVHQFDYTLTLAICTRTSPKELQVLRRHSQKVYASPSRRRMDAKGDLEEITYPHICFMVDNFDEVFCDILVRDGEMVCVELVASDREGAIQGVIFLGSIRYDALKKVYDARSSLSTKMAQRMTFGLFSGAASQRIEFVRMKGPRGKGHAEMAVTKPKGSGAETPTSEPGYCATDSLWDADWDDAEELFMYRHQRRLSDPSANLNNFVRGGWRTKPDTAATKARSENEGLDSMANGLNEIEAGDVRDELDDGAYNPLWTMRGFTQTFHFWKETRRAQSVPLNAFLTYITLPWWSIAKDILDHREGPILTF